One window of the Actinomycetota bacterium genome contains the following:
- the rpsI gene encoding 30S ribosomal protein S9, translated as MAAPAQLARGTGRRKEAVVRVRLIEGTGNFKLNGRPLEDYFPNPAHRRLVTEPLRVTNTLERYDVLANLDGGGVSGQAGALRHAISRALVDLDIELRPELKKRGFLTRDAREVERKKYGLKKARKAPQYSKR; from the coding sequence TTGGCTGCTCCAGCACAGCTGGCCAGGGGCACCGGCCGCCGCAAGGAGGCCGTGGTCCGGGTGCGGCTGATCGAGGGGACGGGCAACTTCAAGCTCAACGGCCGCCCCCTCGAAGACTACTTCCCCAACCCGGCCCACCGCCGGCTCGTCACCGAGCCCCTGCGGGTCACCAACACCCTCGAGCGCTACGACGTGCTCGCCAACCTCGACGGCGGCGGGGTCTCCGGCCAGGCCGGCGCCCTGCGCCACGCCATCTCCCGGGCCCTGGTCGACCTCGACATCGAGCTGCGGCCCGAGCTGAAGAAGCGTGGCTTCCTCACCCGCGACGCCCGCGAGGTCGAACGCAAGAAGTACGGCCTCAAGAAGGCCCGCAAGGCGCCCCAGTACAGCAAGCGCTGA
- the rplM gene encoding 50S ribosomal protein L13 translates to MPSPASRTFSPRARDVTRDWYVVDADGQVLGRLAAQVARVLRGKHKPIFAPHVDTGDHVIVINAAKVRLTGRKREQKVAYRHSGYPGGLKETPYAVLLAQRPSRAVEKAVRGMLPRNRLGRQMLSKLKVYDGPTHPHAAQMPVPLDVAATVRQEG, encoded by the coding sequence ATGCCTTCGCCAGCAAGCCGAACGTTCTCGCCCCGCGCGCGGGACGTGACCCGCGACTGGTACGTCGTCGACGCCGACGGCCAGGTCCTCGGGCGGCTGGCCGCCCAGGTCGCCCGCGTCCTGCGCGGCAAGCACAAGCCGATCTTCGCCCCCCACGTCGACACCGGCGACCACGTGATCGTCATCAACGCGGCCAAGGTGCGGCTGACCGGGCGCAAGCGCGAGCAGAAGGTCGCCTACCGCCACTCCGGCTACCCGGGCGGCCTCAAGGAGACGCCGTACGCCGTGCTGCTCGCCCAGCGGCCCTCCCGCGCGGTCGAGAAGGCCGTCCGCGGGATGCTGCCCCGCAACCGGCTCGGGCGGCAGATGCTCTCCAAGCTCAAGGTCTACGACGGCCCGACCCACCCGCACGCCGCGCAGATGCCGGTGCCGCTGGACGTGGCCGCCACCGTCAGGCAGGAAGGATAG
- a CDS encoding diacylglycerol kinase family protein has translation MPCACVAHVGSSAWERLPEALRLLRPRFGRVPVYPAGDRGDAETLAAELAAEVDVLVVFGGDGTVHEVANGLPLGGDGPLVALLPAGTGNDLARALGMPPDPVAAAGELADARPRTLDLLDCGPRRAANGVNAGFAAAATDTLPRALKKVLGPAAYVVGGVRAGINPPTWPARVEVDGKVVEGEALAVVVGNGGSFGGGRWLIPDADVGDGLLDVLVVPAAVSKARLARHLARDNRLPGDLPRLRGPSATVVTDMPCRLDGEPAPTPGSVAVMPSAWKVLAPA, from the coding sequence ATGCCATGCGCCTGCGTGGCCCACGTCGGGTCGTCCGCCTGGGAGCGCCTCCCCGAGGCCCTCCGGCTGCTGCGTCCCCGGTTCGGCCGGGTGCCGGTGTACCCGGCCGGCGACCGCGGGGACGCCGAGACCCTGGCCGCCGAGCTGGCCGCCGAGGTCGACGTCCTGGTCGTGTTCGGCGGCGACGGCACCGTCCACGAGGTCGCCAACGGGCTCCCGCTCGGCGGCGACGGCCCGCTGGTCGCCCTGCTGCCCGCCGGGACCGGCAACGACCTGGCCCGGGCCCTCGGCATGCCGCCCGACCCGGTGGCCGCGGCCGGCGAGCTGGCCGACGCCCGCCCCCGGACCCTGGACCTGCTCGACTGCGGCCCGCGCCGGGCCGCCAACGGCGTCAACGCCGGCTTCGCCGCCGCCGCCACCGACACCCTGCCCCGGGCGCTCAAGAAGGTCCTCGGCCCCGCCGCCTACGTGGTCGGCGGCGTCCGCGCCGGGATCAACCCGCCGACCTGGCCGGCCAGGGTCGAGGTCGACGGGAAGGTGGTCGAGGGCGAGGCCCTGGCCGTGGTCGTCGGCAACGGCGGGTCGTTCGGCGGGGGCCGCTGGCTGATCCCCGACGCCGACGTCGGCGACGGCCTGCTCGACGTGCTGGTCGTCCCGGCCGCGGTCTCCAAGGCCAGGCTGGCCCGTCACCTGGCCAGGGACAACCGCCTCCCCGGGGACCTGCCCCGCCTCCGCGGCCCGTCGGCCACGGTCGTCACCGACATGCCCTGCCGCCTCGACGGCGAGCCCGCCCCGACCCCCGGGTCGGTGGCGGTGATGCCGTCGGCCTGGAAGGTCCTGGCCCCCGCGTGA